The proteins below come from a single Oerskovia jenensis genomic window:
- a CDS encoding nucleotide sugar dehydrogenase gives MKVVIAGTGYVGISNAVVLAQHHDVVAVDIDPGKVDAVNRRESPIADPELEEYLREGSLSLTATTDGPTAFASAELVVVATPTDYDPDANYFDTSTVESVVAQVCAANPHALIVIKSTVPVGFTKRLRDRHPGSVIIFSPEFLREGRALYDNLHPSRIVVGDQGEHGKLFADLMVEGALDKDVPVRLTDATEAEAIKLFANTYLALRVAYFNELDTYAATHGLSTSQIIDGVSLDPRIGTHYNNPSFGYGGYCLPKDSRQLLANYQDVPQNLIAAVVEANTTRKDFIAADILTREPKVVGMFRLIMKSGSDNFRASSIQGVMKRLKAKGVEVIVYEPSLETPEFFRSEVVSDLDDFKRRADVIVTNRRSSALDEVSEKVYTRDIFGRD, from the coding sequence GTGAAGGTCGTCATCGCCGGAACGGGCTACGTCGGTATTTCCAATGCGGTGGTCCTCGCACAACATCACGACGTCGTCGCAGTCGACATCGACCCCGGCAAGGTCGATGCCGTCAACCGCCGTGAGTCTCCGATCGCTGACCCCGAACTCGAGGAATACCTGCGAGAGGGCTCACTCTCCTTGACCGCGACGACCGACGGGCCGACGGCGTTCGCCTCTGCAGAACTTGTCGTCGTCGCGACACCGACGGACTACGATCCGGACGCGAACTACTTCGACACGTCAACTGTCGAGTCCGTGGTCGCCCAGGTGTGCGCCGCAAATCCGCATGCCCTGATCGTCATCAAGTCCACCGTCCCGGTCGGGTTCACCAAACGCCTCCGCGATCGCCACCCCGGATCGGTGATCATCTTCTCGCCGGAGTTCTTGCGGGAGGGACGCGCACTCTACGACAACCTCCACCCCTCGCGGATCGTCGTCGGCGATCAGGGCGAGCACGGCAAGCTCTTTGCCGACCTCATGGTCGAAGGCGCCCTCGACAAGGATGTCCCGGTACGACTCACCGACGCCACCGAGGCTGAGGCGATCAAGCTCTTCGCCAACACCTATCTCGCCCTGCGTGTCGCCTACTTCAATGAGCTGGACACGTATGCCGCGACACACGGGCTCAGTACCTCTCAGATCATCGACGGGGTGAGCCTGGATCCCCGCATCGGCACGCACTACAACAACCCGTCATTCGGCTACGGTGGCTACTGTCTCCCCAAGGACAGCCGTCAGCTCCTTGCGAACTATCAGGACGTGCCTCAGAACCTCATCGCTGCAGTCGTCGAAGCGAACACGACGCGCAAGGACTTCATCGCGGCGGACATTCTCACCCGGGAGCCGAAGGTCGTCGGAATGTTCCGCCTCATCATGAAGTCCGGATCAGACAACTTCCGGGCGTCGTCGATCCAAGGCGTCATGAAGCGGTTGAAGGCCAAGGGTGTCGAGGTCATCGTCTACGAGCCCAGTCTCGAGACACCGGAGTTCTTCCGATCTGAGGTCGTGAGCGACCTGGACGACTTCAAGCGCCGTGCGGACGTGATCGTCACGAACCGGCGGTCGTCCGCGCTGGACGAGGTCAGTGAGAAGGTCTATACCCGAGACATCTTTGGTCGGGACTAG
- the wecB gene encoding non-hydrolyzing UDP-N-acetylglucosamine 2-epimerase — translation MTVYGTRPEAIKVAPVIKALEASEDFESVTVVTGQHREMLDQVNELFAITPDHDLDIFEHGATLVQIFARVIERLDPVLETAKPAAVIVQGDTSTSTAAALAAFYRQIPVVHLEAGLRSGDTSSPFPEEANRRITTQIAALHLAPTETSRANLLAEGVDDSTIVVTGNTVIDALLMTVGRQLPFSDPHLEDLAASGRRILLVTTHRRESWGEAMEGVGRALAQIARAFPDVEIVLPAHRNPVVREAVIPRLAGLPNVMVTEPLPYGEFARLMSLSTVILTDSGGVQEEGPSLGKPVLVMRDNTERPEAVDAGGVRLIGTEEGRIVTETFKLLRADDLAGITPNISPYGDGNSARSVVSALHRALRVAPALLLEKGRPL, via the coding sequence ATGACCGTCTACGGGACCCGGCCAGAAGCCATCAAGGTCGCCCCGGTCATCAAGGCCCTCGAGGCCAGTGAGGACTTCGAGAGCGTCACTGTCGTCACCGGGCAGCACCGCGAGATGCTCGACCAGGTGAACGAGCTCTTCGCGATCACGCCCGACCACGACCTGGACATCTTCGAGCACGGTGCGACGCTCGTGCAGATCTTCGCGCGGGTCATCGAACGCCTCGACCCGGTGCTGGAGACGGCGAAGCCGGCGGCAGTGATCGTCCAGGGCGATACCTCCACGTCGACAGCCGCCGCCCTTGCCGCCTTCTACCGTCAGATCCCGGTCGTCCACCTCGAGGCCGGACTCCGAAGCGGCGACACCTCGTCGCCGTTCCCCGAGGAGGCGAACCGGAGGATCACGACCCAGATCGCTGCACTCCACCTTGCCCCGACCGAGACGAGCCGGGCCAACTTGCTGGCCGAGGGAGTAGACGACTCGACGATCGTGGTCACGGGGAACACCGTGATCGATGCCTTGCTCATGACCGTCGGGAGGCAGCTCCCGTTCAGTGATCCGCACCTCGAGGATCTCGCCGCCTCCGGCCGACGCATCCTGCTCGTCACGACCCATCGTCGTGAGAGCTGGGGCGAAGCGATGGAAGGTGTCGGTCGCGCGCTGGCACAGATCGCGCGCGCCTTTCCCGACGTCGAGATCGTACTCCCGGCGCACCGGAACCCCGTGGTGCGCGAGGCCGTCATTCCTCGGCTCGCAGGACTCCCGAACGTGATGGTGACCGAACCGCTTCCCTACGGTGAGTTCGCCCGGCTCATGTCGTTGAGCACGGTCATCCTCACGGACTCCGGCGGGGTGCAGGAAGAAGGGCCCAGCCTCGGAAAGCCAGTTCTCGTCATGCGTGACAACACGGAACGTCCCGAGGCCGTCGACGCCGGGGGCGTCCGACTGATCGGCACCGAGGAGGGACGCATCGTGACGGAGACGTTCAAGCTACTGCGCGCCGACGACCTCGCAGGCATCACCCCGAACATCAGTCCGTACGGAGACGGGAACAGTGCCCGGTCCGTTGTCAGTGCCCTTCATCGAGCACTGCGGGTGGCCCCTGCTCTCCTGCTCGAGAAGGGGCGCCCTCTGTGA
- a CDS encoding ABC transporter ATP-binding protein yields the protein MPDPFADAAATVTVAVQDVHVRYRVPSTDTSDRRRAKGWSHAARTLLGRPPVVIVRALSDISFVARSGEQIGIVGQNGSGKSTLLRVIAGLERPARGQVLAESDPVLIGVNAALVPDLSGTQNVRLGCLAMGLTPEETDLAAPDVTSLAGLGPSIHLPMKSYSSGMASRLRFAIATATNPNILLIDEALATGDAAFKERSEVRMQRLRDNAGTVFLVSHAAQTVEETCTRAIWLDHGRLVLDGPAEDVALRYRKWAWAIAKDRPKEARSIIDDAFARREQTVVTIEEPPGKFYAPRHVRGQRKSARDTTESR from the coding sequence GTGCCTGACCCCTTCGCCGACGCCGCCGCGACCGTGACCGTCGCCGTCCAGGACGTCCACGTGCGGTACCGCGTCCCCTCGACCGACACCTCCGACCGGCGACGCGCGAAGGGCTGGTCCCACGCTGCACGGACCCTGCTGGGAAGGCCGCCCGTGGTCATCGTCCGGGCCCTGTCCGACATCTCGTTCGTCGCGAGGTCCGGCGAGCAGATCGGCATCGTCGGACAGAACGGATCCGGCAAGAGCACCCTGCTGCGGGTCATCGCGGGCCTCGAGCGGCCCGCTCGCGGCCAGGTCCTCGCGGAGAGCGACCCGGTGCTCATCGGCGTCAACGCGGCACTGGTCCCGGACCTGTCGGGGACGCAGAACGTGCGGCTCGGCTGCCTGGCCATGGGACTCACGCCCGAGGAGACGGACCTCGCGGCTCCCGACGTCACGAGCCTCGCCGGCCTCGGTCCGTCCATCCACCTCCCGATGAAGTCGTACTCGTCGGGCATGGCCTCCCGGCTGCGCTTCGCCATCGCCACCGCCACCAACCCGAACATCCTCCTGATCGACGAGGCCCTCGCCACCGGTGACGCCGCGTTCAAGGAACGCAGCGAGGTCCGCATGCAGCGGCTGCGCGACAACGCCGGGACGGTGTTCCTGGTGAGCCACGCGGCTCAGACCGTCGAGGAGACCTGTACGCGAGCGATCTGGCTGGACCACGGGCGTCTCGTCCTCGACGGTCCCGCCGAGGACGTCGCCCTGCGCTACCGCAAGTGGGCCTGGGCGATCGCCAAGGACAGACCGAAGGAAGCCAGATCGATCATCGACGACGCGTTCGCACGACGCGAGCAGACCGTCGTCACGATCGAAGAGCCACCGGGGAAGTTCTACGCGCCCCGCCACGTACGAGGGCAGCGGAAGAGCGCCCGCGACACAACAGAGAGCAGGTAG
- a CDS encoding ABC transporter permease, translating into MSAGPGTDHAVHALPAVDQPSGPPDGTGARVEIVAAGRLARVGSRPPLGRYLSSLWDRRHFLWADARAKVTSGTRETVLGAAWLVLKPVLDGLAYFLLFGLLMSSSRGIPNFLGYLIVGVFLFSFTTQCVTSGAASILNGRNLVRAFSFPRAALPIAVVLREALAMIPTLVAMVALILVLPPVENLTWRVALTPAVLVLQGVFCTGLALLLARITAGFPDMKLIIGLSMRFWLYGSAVFFSFEKLVEHPGLVTVLQANPMFMVLDMVRDCLLYGVTPAGGTWLALSAWAFGTLVVGLLVFWQAEESYGRA; encoded by the coding sequence ATGAGCGCCGGACCGGGCACGGACCACGCGGTCCACGCGCTGCCCGCCGTGGACCAGCCGTCGGGACCGCCCGACGGGACCGGGGCGCGCGTCGAGATCGTCGCGGCGGGTCGGCTCGCACGGGTGGGTTCTCGCCCCCCTCTGGGGCGCTACCTCTCGTCGCTGTGGGACCGTCGCCACTTCCTCTGGGCCGACGCGCGGGCCAAGGTCACGAGCGGGACGCGCGAGACGGTCCTGGGCGCGGCCTGGCTCGTCCTGAAGCCGGTGCTCGACGGCCTGGCCTACTTCCTCCTCTTCGGGCTGCTCATGAGCTCGAGCCGCGGGATCCCCAACTTCCTCGGGTACCTGATCGTCGGCGTGTTCCTCTTCTCCTTCACGACCCAGTGCGTCACCTCGGGGGCGGCCTCGATACTCAACGGACGCAACCTCGTGCGGGCCTTCTCGTTCCCCCGCGCAGCCCTGCCGATCGCGGTGGTCCTGAGGGAAGCGCTCGCCATGATCCCGACCCTCGTCGCGATGGTCGCCCTGATCCTCGTCCTGCCCCCGGTGGAGAACCTGACCTGGAGGGTGGCCCTGACCCCCGCCGTCCTGGTCCTGCAGGGCGTCTTCTGCACCGGGCTGGCCCTGCTCCTGGCCCGCATCACCGCGGGGTTCCCCGACATGAAGCTCATCATCGGTCTCTCGATGCGGTTCTGGCTGTACGGGTCGGCCGTGTTCTTCTCGTTCGAGAAGCTCGTCGAGCACCCGGGCCTCGTCACCGTCCTGCAGGCGAACCCCATGTTCATGGTGCTCGACATGGTGCGCGACTGCTTGCTGTACGGGGTGACCCCGGCCGGTGGCACGTGGCTGGCCCTGAGCGCGTGGGCCTTCGGCACGCTCGTCGTCGGCCTCCTCGTCTTCTGGCAGGCCGAGGAGTCGTACGGCCGTGCCTGA
- a CDS encoding glycosyltransferase family 4 protein, giving the protein MSRPPALRELARNVRLVTSFGSRALLDDPVWLLIQAARRSSPTVRAAAVRVLGLAASPSAPRALASLLAGDSPGAAREASRLLESSGGRSRIGSEVAVAVGRPDLLDGIASPGPAGLRAHWARGDVTALRAAHATGRAERRVLRNLLGQVGALETRPRVRPRLPAPVSPTAQLTVLHHLTNSLPHTQSGYTLRSHAILTAQQGSGVRVEATTRPGYPVTIGTLGARGVDVVDGVTYRRLIPRRLANDPARRFTDATDLLVRCAEQLGPDLLHTTTPGITTGEVTRAAALRLGLPWVYEVRGLPEETWVASHATPAARATAERSERRTLLRAKETELAISADAVVTLSATLRDELVSRGVPPERITVVPNAVSSSLLSEHPEPAAARASLGLPEASFVVGSVSSLVGYEGHATILRTVALLRRRGLDVSALIVGDGVCRPDLVRLADDLDLGRYAVLPGRVPREQAPRYTAALDVLLVPRRDDRVTRLVTPLKPVEAMAIGRPVVASDLPALAEVLDAPRGGLLVDPDDVAGWADAVEALHDDRALYRRLVATGRSVARERTWERAADTYDHVYRTCGGGSA; this is encoded by the coding sequence ATGAGCCGCCCTCCCGCTCTGCGCGAGCTCGCGCGCAACGTCCGTCTCGTCACGTCCTTCGGGTCGCGCGCGCTCCTCGACGACCCCGTCTGGCTCCTGATCCAGGCCGCACGACGCTCCTCGCCGACCGTGCGCGCGGCCGCGGTCCGGGTGCTGGGCCTGGCCGCGTCGCCGTCGGCCCCCCGGGCGCTCGCGTCCCTCCTCGCGGGAGACTCGCCGGGTGCCGCACGCGAAGCGTCCCGCCTGCTCGAGTCGTCGGGCGGGCGGTCGCGGATCGGCTCCGAGGTGGCCGTCGCCGTCGGGCGCCCCGACCTGCTGGACGGCATCGCCTCCCCCGGCCCGGCGGGCCTGCGCGCCCACTGGGCACGGGGCGACGTCACCGCGCTCCGCGCCGCGCACGCGACGGGCCGGGCCGAGCGGCGCGTCCTGAGGAACCTCCTGGGCCAGGTCGGTGCGCTCGAGACTCGGCCACGGGTCCGGCCTCGCCTGCCCGCCCCCGTCAGCCCGACGGCGCAGCTCACGGTGCTGCACCATCTCACCAACTCGTTGCCCCACACGCAGAGCGGGTACACCCTGCGCAGCCACGCGATCCTGACCGCGCAGCAGGGCTCGGGGGTGAGGGTCGAGGCGACCACCCGCCCGGGCTACCCCGTGACCATCGGGACGCTGGGCGCGCGCGGGGTCGACGTCGTCGACGGGGTCACCTACCGGCGGCTGATCCCGCGGCGCCTCGCGAACGATCCCGCCCGACGCTTCACGGACGCGACCGACCTGCTCGTCCGGTGCGCCGAGCAGCTCGGACCCGACCTCCTGCACACCACGACCCCGGGGATCACCACGGGCGAGGTGACCCGCGCAGCGGCCCTGCGCCTGGGCCTCCCGTGGGTCTACGAGGTCCGCGGGCTGCCCGAGGAGACCTGGGTCGCCTCGCACGCGACGCCCGCCGCCCGCGCCACCGCGGAGCGCTCCGAGCGACGGACGCTGCTCCGCGCGAAGGAGACCGAGCTCGCGATCTCGGCCGACGCCGTCGTGACGCTGAGCGCGACCCTGCGCGACGAGCTGGTCTCGCGCGGCGTCCCCCCGGAGCGGATCACGGTCGTGCCGAACGCCGTGAGCTCGTCGCTCCTGTCCGAGCACCCCGAGCCCGCCGCGGCGCGGGCGTCGCTGGGGCTGCCCGAGGCGTCCTTCGTCGTCGGGTCCGTGAGCAGCCTCGTCGGATACGAGGGGCACGCCACGATCCTGCGGACCGTCGCGCTGCTCCGGCGGCGCGGCCTCGACGTGTCGGCGCTGATCGTCGGCGACGGGGTCTGCCGTCCTGACCTCGTCCGCCTCGCCGACGACCTGGACCTGGGTCGGTACGCCGTCCTCCCGGGCCGGGTCCCGCGCGAGCAGGCGCCGCGGTACACGGCCGCGCTCGACGTCCTCCTCGTGCCGCGCCGCGACGATCGGGTCACCCGGCTGGTCACGCCCCTCAAGCCCGTCGAGGCCATGGCGATCGGCAGACCGGTGGTGGCCAGCGACCTGCCGGCCCTGGCCGAGGTGCTCGACGCCCCGCGCGGGGGTCTGCTCGTCGACCCCGACGACGTCGCCGGCTGGGCCGACGCCGTCGAGGCCCTCCACGACGACCGCGCGCTCTACCGACGACTCGTCGCGACCGGACGATCGGTCGCGCGCGAACGCACCTGGGAGAGAGCGGCCGACACCTATGACCACGTCTACCGCACGTGCGGAGGAGGCTCCGCATGA
- a CDS encoding glycosyltransferase family 4 protein, with protein sequence MARSDSPRVDRRGDTPARHRLLLVTHHYAPETGAPQRRWGSLVARLVGSGVDVSVLAPPPHYPGGTLAPGHEDLRPGTVSTGAHGERIVRVRYREHGPSLVSRTADHLVAALSSVALGWRHLRGRDVRPTIVVGTVPGIPSMFAAWLLARMFRASLVVEMRDAWPDLIRPSGILTGSLADRRTWRALATTFAHRVITRLQSRADLVVTTTETFADVVRARGARDVAVVRNGTAFTSIEPTVDRASPGLAPRPFRAVYAGTLGRSQGLDVVVRAAALVAARGLAIEVRLVGAGSEAGRLDQLARSLGAPVTVAPSVPHEEIVALYAWSDTLVVSLRDWEPFQWTVPSKLYEVMASGRHVTACIAGEAAELVLALEAGDVVPPGDVDALADLWARFAAGGTPVAGRAAGTWVAAHANDDVLAGSYLALLDGLAR encoded by the coding sequence ATGGCACGCAGCGATTCACCCCGGGTCGACCGTCGTGGCGACACGCCCGCCCGGCACCGCCTCCTCCTGGTCACCCACCACTACGCCCCGGAGACCGGCGCCCCTCAACGACGCTGGGGATCTCTGGTCGCGCGGCTCGTCGGATCGGGTGTCGACGTGAGCGTGCTCGCTCCCCCGCCCCACTATCCCGGCGGGACGCTCGCCCCGGGCCACGAGGACCTCCGTCCAGGGACCGTCTCCACGGGAGCGCACGGCGAGCGGATCGTCCGCGTCCGCTATCGGGAGCACGGCCCCTCGCTGGTCTCCCGGACCGCCGACCACCTCGTGGCCGCGCTGAGCTCCGTAGCGCTCGGATGGCGACACCTCCGAGGCCGCGACGTCCGGCCCACGATCGTCGTGGGGACCGTGCCCGGGATCCCGAGCATGTTCGCGGCGTGGCTGCTGGCACGGATGTTCCGCGCCTCCCTGGTGGTCGAGATGCGCGACGCCTGGCCGGACCTCATCCGCCCCAGCGGGATCCTCACCGGCTCGCTCGCGGACCGCAGGACCTGGCGCGCGCTCGCGACGACGTTCGCCCACCGTGTCATCACGAGGCTGCAGTCCCGCGCCGACCTGGTCGTGACCACGACCGAGACCTTCGCCGACGTCGTCCGCGCCCGCGGAGCACGTGACGTCGCGGTCGTGCGCAACGGCACGGCCTTCACGTCCATCGAGCCGACCGTGGACCGCGCGTCCCCCGGTCTCGCGCCGCGACCGTTCCGCGCCGTCTACGCGGGCACGCTCGGGCGCTCGCAGGGGCTCGACGTCGTGGTCCGCGCAGCGGCTCTCGTCGCGGCCCGTGGGCTGGCCATCGAGGTCAGGCTCGTCGGTGCCGGCAGCGAGGCCGGTCGGCTCGACCAGCTGGCCCGGTCGCTGGGCGCGCCCGTCACGGTGGCCCCCAGCGTCCCGCACGAGGAGATCGTCGCCCTGTACGCGTGGTCCGACACCCTGGTGGTCTCGCTGCGCGACTGGGAGCCCTTCCAGTGGACCGTGCCGTCCAAGCTCTACGAGGTCATGGCGTCCGGACGCCACGTCACGGCGTGCATCGCGGGCGAGGCGGCCGAGCTGGTCCTGGCCCTCGAGGCCGGTGACGTCGTGCCACCCGGGGACGTCGACGCGCTGGCGGACCTCTGGGCACGCTTCGCCGCCGGGGGCACCCCCGTCGCGGGTCGCGCCGCGGGCACCTGGGTCGCGGCGCACGCGAACGACGACGTCCTCGCAGGGTCCTACCTCGCTCTGCTCGACGGGCTCGCCCGATGA
- a CDS encoding LCP family protein, with amino-acid sequence MSDFELLSPADPPTPSPDDRRPGRRRARAGRRGSRTALVVLGALVAVICLGGFAAVVAFRQSLDRNIEKLADPFADLTDRPAPAPTDPDLPDEAVNILVLGSDSRISAGDPSQWKAGAQRTDAIMLVHLPADRKSAQVVSFPRDSWVPIPGHGEAKINAAFSYGGPALMIETVEQLTGVRIDHFALTDFTSFTTLTDALGGVLIRIPEDIGDGKKVQFAAGVHNLSGEEALAYTRQRHGLANGDFGRAQRQQNWMRSILAKVNNNRNDVPRMTSFFTAFSESVAVDEGFTMDRIQDLYLSARGLSTNDVTFLTAPHAGTGRSADGQSIVVLDRGLLDPLMASFADDTSGRFVEENKGVLAVLPPTVK; translated from the coding sequence GTGTCGGACTTCGAGCTCCTGTCCCCAGCGGACCCGCCCACCCCCAGCCCTGACGACAGGCGCCCCGGCCGTCGCCGCGCCCGTGCGGGACGGCGTGGGAGCAGGACCGCCCTGGTCGTCCTCGGCGCCCTCGTCGCCGTGATCTGCCTCGGGGGCTTCGCGGCCGTCGTCGCGTTCCGGCAGAGCCTCGACCGGAACATCGAGAAGCTCGCCGACCCGTTCGCGGACCTCACGGACCGCCCGGCGCCCGCGCCGACCGACCCCGACCTGCCCGACGAGGCGGTCAACATCCTGGTGCTCGGGTCGGACAGCCGGATCTCGGCCGGTGACCCGTCGCAGTGGAAGGCAGGCGCCCAGCGCACCGACGCGATCATGCTCGTCCACCTGCCCGCGGACAGGAAGTCGGCACAGGTCGTCTCCTTCCCCCGGGACAGCTGGGTGCCGATCCCCGGGCACGGCGAGGCCAAGATCAACGCAGCCTTCTCCTACGGAGGGCCGGCGCTCATGATCGAGACCGTCGAGCAGCTCACCGGCGTGCGCATCGACCACTTCGCCCTGACCGACTTCACGTCCTTCACCACGCTCACCGACGCGCTCGGCGGAGTCCTGATCCGCATCCCCGAGGACATCGGCGACGGGAAGAAGGTCCAGTTCGCAGCGGGTGTGCACAACCTGTCCGGGGAAGAGGCTCTCGCCTACACCCGCCAGCGCCACGGCCTCGCCAACGGTGACTTCGGGCGCGCGCAGCGCCAGCAGAACTGGATGCGATCGATCCTCGCGAAGGTCAACAACAACCGCAACGACGTGCCCAGGATGACGTCCTTCTTCACGGCCTTCAGCGAGTCCGTGGCGGTCGACGAGGGCTTCACCATGGACCGGATCCAGGACCTCTACCTGAGCGCGCGGGGCCTGTCGACCAACGACGTCACGTTCCTCACCGCGCCTCATGCCGGCACGGGACGGTCCGCCGACGGTCAGTCGATCGTCGTCCTGGACCGCGGCCTGCTCGATCCCCTCATGGCTTCCTTCGCGGACGACACCTCCGGCCGGTTCGTCGAGGAGAACAAGGGCGTGCTCGCCGTGCTCCCACCCACGGTGAAGTGA
- a CDS encoding DUF6270 domain-containing protein — MTGAVDLPGPVAFSVLVHGSCVTRDAFALPGESRFRLVDYYARSSLASAFADHGLEGVDTSTIASPFQRRMVERDLGKQFWRGLAGVRADVLVVDLVDERFGILVDDRAGVGTPSAELLRADGLSPDLHRAGPGTADFLLAWEAGRRRFMVEARAAGLIDRIVVHQARWAEVCADGTLFDHRATADANELLEHMYGRLRLDLAPHQFVRVPARLAVGDPDHRWGRSPVHYTEEYYRTFLDLLAEGLVARSAPPRAADPARG, encoded by the coding sequence GTGACCGGGGCCGTCGACCTGCCCGGCCCCGTGGCCTTCTCCGTCCTCGTCCACGGGAGCTGCGTCACCCGGGACGCCTTCGCGCTGCCGGGCGAGTCGAGGTTCCGGCTCGTCGACTACTACGCGCGCAGCTCTCTCGCGAGCGCCTTCGCCGACCACGGCCTGGAAGGGGTCGACACCTCGACCATCGCGTCGCCCTTCCAACGGCGCATGGTCGAGCGGGACCTCGGCAAGCAGTTCTGGCGCGGGCTCGCCGGGGTGCGGGCGGACGTCCTCGTCGTCGACCTCGTCGACGAGAGGTTCGGGATCCTGGTCGACGACCGCGCCGGGGTCGGCACACCCTCCGCAGAGCTCCTCCGCGCCGACGGCCTCTCGCCGGACCTGCATCGCGCCGGTCCGGGGACGGCCGACTTCCTGTTGGCCTGGGAGGCCGGTCGTCGTCGCTTCATGGTCGAGGCGCGGGCCGCCGGGCTGATCGATCGCATCGTCGTGCACCAGGCCCGCTGGGCCGAGGTGTGCGCCGACGGGACGCTGTTCGACCACCGGGCGACGGCCGACGCGAACGAGCTGCTCGAGCACATGTACGGGCGACTGCGGCTGGACCTTGCTCCTCACCAGTTCGTCCGGGTGCCCGCACGGCTCGCGGTCGGCGACCCGGACCATCGTTGGGGCCGGTCGCCCGTGCACTACACCGAGGAGTACTACCGGACGTTCCTCGACCTGCTCGCCGAGGGCCTGGTCGCCCGCTCGGCACCGCCGCGTGCGGCGGACCCGGCCCGCGGTTGA
- a CDS encoding MarR family winged helix-turn-helix transcriptional regulator: MPPAEQTTPSSPTKAQCRPATLGGNLRVALTRVSRALRSQRGGADLPEGQFGVLTVLHKHGEMTPGALATHERIKPPSMTRTVNALVELGLVHKLEHATDKRLVVVALTEAGVLEVKETRRRRDAWLTQQLTSLTPDERETLARASDLLTRIAAR; this comes from the coding sequence ATGCCTCCTGCGGAACAGACCACGCCCTCGTCCCCCACGAAGGCGCAGTGTCGGCCCGCGACCCTCGGCGGCAACCTTCGCGTCGCCCTCACGCGCGTCTCGCGCGCGCTGCGCTCGCAGCGTGGCGGCGCCGACCTCCCCGAGGGGCAGTTCGGTGTCCTGACCGTCCTGCACAAGCACGGCGAGATGACCCCCGGCGCGCTCGCGACGCACGAGCGCATCAAGCCCCCGTCCATGACGCGCACCGTGAACGCGCTCGTCGAGCTCGGACTCGTCCACAAGCTCGAGCACGCGACCGACAAGCGGCTCGTCGTCGTGGCCCTCACCGAGGCCGGCGTCCTCGAGGTCAAGGAGACCCGACGGCGCCGCGACGCGTGGCTGACCCAGCAGCTGACCAGTCTGACCCCCGACGAAAGAGAGACCTTGGCCCGCGCCAGTGACCTGTTGACCCGGATCGCCGCCCGATGA